The window GCAGGAGTGTGTATGTTGAGTGTTGAGGAGTGCATTCCTGATCCTGGAGCAGTGAAGCTATAAGCTGCGTACGCCACAGCTGAGCCCACCATCAAGCCTGTCATATAGGAGACTGTCATGGTGTTTCCTGAAGAGAGACACGGAGAGCAGAGCATGACTGTGGAGCTGATACACAGACAGAATAAAGAACCAGCTTATCCAGACTGTACCGttttaaacaaaagaaaccTCTGGGACAGCCAGTAACATGACTAAGCAGCCATGTGTGAGACTGTACTTAGTTATCGTggtgctctgagctaaatgctaacgtcagtaTTCTAACATATAGAAGAAGCCATTTAGTTAActttgcataaagactgtaaacagggaaaaatgaacagcctggttctgtccaaaggtaacaaccTAACTACAAGCACAAAACCTGACGTGTAAAACTGTGGTGGTTTTAAGGGAGGGTTTTGTGCCAGACTCTTTCTTGGCCAGGCCAGGATCAGAGACTTCCTCCCAGAAAgactgtgcaaacagaaaaaaacacagcttgtttttacactttggtttttgaatGGAATGAAACAAGAGGATATATCCTGTTGATTAGCgatgctcttttctctctcttcacacgCACTGTGTTAAAACCACACTTCTTTTTTTAGCACATTTCCTGCCATTTCTTGTGTCTACTGAATCTTTAGCATCTCAGCACCACTatgtgaaactgaaacagtAATATAAATAAACTAATGaccattttcattatcagttaatctCTTGATTATTTTTTAGATGAATGTATTtgtctttatattttatacAATATAGGGAATCAGCTCATCGTCGCATTTGAGAAAGTGGAACCAGTGTAAGTTTGCTATTTTTGCTTCATAAATGATTTGAATGGTTACTTTGTTCGTTTTCTGTCGAGCATCTAATCCATTTAGAGTTTGCTGGGATATTTTCAGACCTGAAATTAGACTAAAAGATGACAAAACAACCAAAGAACTGTCtcacttcagtgtttctttAAGATGCTACACCAGCTTCTATCATCTCTCTCTACACACAGTGATTTGCCTGCTGAGGTGAAGGACTCACCTGCCAGCTCCCTCTGCTCGGGCGGCACTTTGCCAGCAGCCTGGATCATGGGCACGGACCCAAAGTACCCGTTGGTGACTCCcatgaggagggagaagagacaggGCCAGGCAGGGTGGGACAGGGTGGGGGCGCTGGCCGGGTATACGCACATGACAAACAGAGGGATGAAGACCACCCTgaggcaggagaagaagagcagacGGCCTCCAGACCAGTCGTACGGCAGCGCAGCCAGGATCTGAGGAGAGAGCAGGGGGTGTTTCCGTGATGCTGTGGGTGTTGTCTTTAAATTAAAGTTAAAACTTTTCTGAACATCCAGTCATCCTGTCAGACTTTGGTCTCCTTGCTGCTTATGACACTTGCCTGAGAGCACAACAAATAAGTCAAAATGCCACAAAAGCATAACTCTTTCTATTCCTCGCTCTTTGTAATCATGACTTTTTTTAACCTCTGAGCTACATTCCTTCTCCTTTCCCATTTTCCATTCAATTTCTCTTCttatctttttttcctccttttcaacAAAATGCTAAATTTGCCAAGAGGACAGAGCATAAAACAGAACAACTTCTCTCCCTTCAAAGTCAAAATTATGACTTCAGGACACCGGATAAAGTTTAATTTCTGAATATTCAGATAAAGCCTTTAAGCTAAGTGCAATTATCCAAAAATAAACCGGCCTTTTTTTCCCATCCTTATTCTCAGGTTTAATAAATGGAGCGACTCCTTTAACAATTTCACAAGGTCAGCTCCAGCGTGCCTCTTTGCTGCCTCTGTGGTGCCAAGAAGCCTGGCGTACAATTAAATCCCAGAATCACAGGAATAGTGAAATGAAAGGAGGACATTCCCATATGTTCTGGGATTGCCAAGAAATACTTAAATTCTGGCAGAGCATAAAAGATGAgcttacagtaaaaaaaatcctgaatgtTCATATCCCAGCTGATCAAATGTAGTTTGTACTTGAATGCAAGGGCGTGATTTCCACTGGGGAcaggggtggaggggggggtgtCCCCCTCAGTTTTACAATTTCAGTTTAATAAATTCACCAGAGAGACCTCTTACTGTCAACCCGCCAAAATCCAGTTAAtccaaacaaaatgttaaaatgatcATCTGAGTCGCCCTCAGTAATTTCAGCGCCCTCGCAGCTTTAACTCTTTTCAAGCAGTAGCGAGTGATTTACAGACTTTCTCACAGGCAGCGTACAAGCTTCCCCTGCCTTCCCCGTGGAGGTTGTTTCAGGCTGCATGCAGCTTGTGAGGAAGACTGCAGACTGAGGCTTGAAAAAGTCTCCTctgcatttttggtttttattaaCAGACAACTCACATCAAGCTAAGATAAAGACAATGCTCTTTATAGTGAAGATAGATATAAAACCTTATTCATTCAGGTTAAAGGTTCATGCTGATATTGGAAATGGTATAATAGCTTGAACATATAACAGTATTTATGAAAAAAGTATCAGGTCTTTATAGGTGACAGGGTTAGTGGGTTATAATGCAGCAGattgtactgtatgtggctTATTCTGTGCTAACATCATAATGAAGAGCAGGACGACCGATTCTTTTATTTCTTAGATGATATAAACGTAtattaattgagaaaatgtcaactttttGTGGCTGTTATTGAAGAACCACTGACTGGCTGGTGCAGATCTTAAATCTACAATTCTTgtgccacttgggggcagcagaaacaagcagtgaacacaacactgacattttatcacTATGAAAATGGTAAATGTGTTAGCGAAGAGTTGCCTTtctacacatccagcagtccggtgtctgtccacctgatggATGTAAGTCCAGTGTTCgctgtcttttagctctgtttttagtctccaccagcagctgagggaaatatctggctgcCAAACGCTCCGCTAAGTTCACCAGTTcgtcactgtctgtctgctgtttgatgctgagcaggttgTGTACAGTGGGTGTTTAGAGCTGCCTGTTGCAGCCAAAGACGATAGCAAGAGAGCGGTGAGGCTTAATCAGAACAGTAAGGTTGTGTTGGCCAAAGCAggaacagtgagctgaaagtcaCAATAAATCTCTGTGAAGCTGAGAGGAACAGCAGATTCAGGGCCAGCTCATCAGACACTAGATGTAACCACAGATATATGAAAAACACCCTCTAAACTGTCattaaaaatgctcattttcccAATTTAAAGCAGTTATGTATCTAATAAAATGTGAGACAGGtctctaattactgattatacAGTATGTCTATTCTGTGCCATGACAGTGCTAATAGTTATTTAACAGCAAtgcatgaaaaatacaaacctGCAATACAGGTGAGAAATGAATGACGGCTATACAGCGAGAAATAAGTGTGAGTACAACAGTGTGCATAacactcatctgtgcagctgatctgctgttaacaaggCATATAATTTATTTATATCACAGAACTGCCTTCATACCAGCACTGCAACACACCAGATTAACAGACACAATATTTGTTGTACAAAGAATGGAATAAATTACTGCATTACATTTGCTGAACTCAACAATTCACAACAAATGGGGCTGATTGGCTGCCACCTCAAATTATGCAAAAGTTTTGATCTAGAGATCCAATCTCAACGAGTGTAATAAagaatgcattaaaaaacagGTGGAAATGGGACCTGCATAACTCGTCTCATCATGTGCAACAAAGAAAGTCAAGGACATGTCAATCAAACGCAGTCTGTGCACCCCCACACAGGTCTAATTAGAACAGGCCAAATCACCAGTGGGAGTGTTTATCATGGTTGTGCAGGGACTTTAAAGCGGGCATTGTAGGTTACTATTCTCATGACATTTGTTtataaaattaaacactttgaGCATTGAAACCTCCTGATTTTTTGAAATGCAACTATTAAAATTCAGTTAAGTCATATCttctaaaaaaagaaacttgCCTTTAGGAATAAAAAAAGGCCTTGAGAAATATAATGTTTACATGCTTAATCCTCCTTTCTCTGTCGCATCTTCAAATCTTTTACTCTCCTTTCCTTTGCCTTACCTTGCCAACAAAGTCTGACATGTTGAAGGTGGCCATGATGAGGATGGGGAGCCATTCCCCCAAGGTGATGTTTCGTATCTCTGACTCCAGCCCGGGGAACAGACACAGAGTGATGCTGTAGGTCACTGCTATGGACAGCATGTAGGCCCAGATCACACGGGACACCACGTAACGATGCAAGATCATGTCTGGttagaggagacacacacagggtgacGTTTAAAAACCTGAAACTCTCACTGGAGCAGGTTAATTCACTACGAACACTCCCCTCATCCCAGTAATCACCAGGGAACGCATTTAAATTTCAAATCTGTCCGTTAGAGTCAGAGGGTAATTGAGCAGTGAGTACACAGGATTAAAGCAGAGAGTACCGCGGACGCCGGGCCAGCTCTTCCTTATCTTGGCTTTCGGGGCGTCAAATCGCACATACATCCCACCCGCAATGTCCTCAACGCCTTCTTCTGTGGAGGATGGTCCTGTCCCTCCGTTTCCCTGaagacagacgcacacagatgctttttttaatgaagCTAAATTGTGACAAATGACCAATTATTGAATCACGCAGGGAAACGTCATCATATTGTTCCTCATTTCCTGGAAACAATTTCAAGGCTTTTTGAAGGACATTAACAGTTTGTTAAGAAAACACTAGAGGTTGCCATCACACAGTAAATAACCCTATTCTTTTGCACTGGTTTTCACTTTTCAATCTTTTTAGGGTATTTTTCATTAATAATGGCTTCCTGGCTGCATGACATCAGCTTTTTATGGCTATTAAAGAAGACGGCGGTGAGTGGCTGCAGGTTGACGTAATGATGTtggagaggctgcagactgcaCTGCAAATAAGGCCgggagccacacacacacacacacacacacacacatgcacacacacacacacacacacacgcacacacacacacacacacacacacacacacacacaagtctacaaacacacatttcctctttatCCAAATATACAGAGACATCCTTCATATGCTTCtttccaaacacacagtttttcatatgcacatcacacagacacacaggtgtgcGCCATGAAttatgcacacaagcacacacacacacacacacacacacacacacacacacacacacacacacacacacacacacacatcaatccaTTAGCTGATTAGAGGGACTTGTGGGCCAGAAGGCACTACTCTTCTTGATTATCTCATAATATAGAGTGCTGCCTTGGTTTCCCCCGGCAACCAGAACAAAGCGCTCCCTGAATCAGCCCCCAGACtcagaaaagcacacacaccaacacacacacacgcactactGTAAAACACAGGGGGCGTCCCTCACACACTTGTCATCTGTGTAGCGGcgtacaaacacaaacacgcactcATGAAAAGATGACAGCCTGAGGTGATGTGTCGCTCTTTGAAGGCtcggaacacacacacacacacacacacacacacacacacacacacacacaggtggtgTGATGAGGAGTTTTAGTTCGATGTCTTCAGGCTACAAAGTGCTGCTTCAAGCATGAGTACAAAGTGGCTTCACCTCCTCGtctgtcatttctttctctccttgtcATGACTggtctcctgctctctgccctctctcctctcggtgcttgctctctttgtttttgtttttacttgttttttctgtaatttgCTGTAATTCCTCCTCTTGGCTCACTGCCTCTCTGCCCTgttcacctctttttttttcctctcagtgtcgtgactcttattttctctgtgttcgCAGGAGGCCTCAGTCTCACCCTTTGTCTCTGAAACTCCATCTGTCCCCATCTTTGTTTCCCATCTCACCCACATCACTCTCTATCTGTATCCTGAGCGTTCAGCCCTAATAACCCCTTTACTTTCTCCCTCTCAATGTTTCCTTTTCTGAGTTGTAACCAAAAAGCAGCCTGTACCTTAAATAAATGattctgcattttaaaaagctCTCAAAACAGCCCTCAATCCCTGCATGCACGCACATGAGCAACAGGCACAAACAGGCAGgagacacacactctccaccCAGAAATCAACAAGGACGTGGAGTTGCATGACACCACAGTTTAGAGGCCTGACTTGTCCTCCCTGTAGTGTTTCAGAAACAGTTTGTTGGTGCAGCATTTATGAAGGgtttaatgaatgaaacatgtACAAGAAACTTTAATGAGAGAATCTGCTGCTCCACACGAAGCACTAGAGTTGATCTCTCAATCTAACTTGAAAAGCACAACTTCAGAGAAGACTGTAGCTACTACAtcacaatttaaatatatacagtgaGTTGAAGCAACATGGATGGACAACTGTTGGTGCAAAAGACACGAGAACTCAGAACTTGAGATTGTAGCTGTGCCACAAAATGCTCCCTCATTCACTTCACCCTAACTAACATACACTGTTTAGTTTAACAGCTTGCTCTACAGTGAGCAGTCAAAAGTCGGACACCATCAGTGACATTTATAATTTCTGTCATCACAACTTTGGATCTATAaaatgcattgcattgtgggattgtcAGGGTACAGGCTTTCATTCCATTGTGGAAGTTTTTGAAGAGACTATACAGTGTAAATTTCACAATAAGTACttgaacactgaaaataaaatggcacTTAAATATAGCACACTACACAGTAAACAAAGAGATTTGGACACGGACTACAAGTCTACAATCATGCTAGCAGCAATCTGAGGCTGTGCTTTGGCACATTGGTGCTAAATATTCAACGTCAACATTTAGTTTAGCAGGTTAGTGCATtaaaatttgctaattagtactaagcacaaagcacagctgaggttCATGGGAATGCCATTGGCTGAGGaggtgtttggtcataaaccaatGTGTTGAAGAATGCAAAATTTGACCTGGTGATGGCGCTGGACAACAAGTTAAATTATCAGCGAAGTTATTACAGTttatcctgagggggacatcaatgtctgcaccaaatttcatgacaatccatccagcagATTTTCAGATATTGTTGCGGACTCTTGGTTTGAGTGACAGACCAACATAAAACCACACTACCAGCATGACtaagaaataaatattcagcATATTCACTGTGTgcatacaccacacacacatatacgccATATAGCCAAGAAACTGTCCACAAACTTACAAATCTTACTTCCTCTGCGGTGACATCATGGTGAACCCGGTATCCGGTCCCGTTGTCACGTGGGTCGTGACATTTGCCCGGACCTTTGCCCTGGGCGTGGCTCGTGTAGTAGCGGACAAATCTGGAGCGACGGACCAGCAGgtgaagcaggaagcagagcatCTCCATGCTGATGGAAACGAGGAAGAAGATGAGAGTGTTCCTCCTCTCGTCGGTGATGAGCAGCTTGGTGAAGAtgcgagagagggagatgatCACCCCTGCTGTAcctgagggagaagaggagaagagaaagtgaggaggagagaatgtAAAAGCGAGAAACAGACGGACATGAGAACGATAGCAGGGATGTGCAATTCATTGTCTGTGTGAGCGGACTTACTCTCTCCAGTCATCACTCCCTGTGTGTACCTCTTAGGCAGCATCCCCATGTAACCATAGAAACTGGACTGCTGCACTGGGGAGGGATGAGGAAGTGGTTATCAGCATCTAACAGTCAACACCGAAGGAACACAATTTATTTAGAGGCACAACTTCCTGAACCTCCACACATCACTCGAGAGAAGCCGCTCTGACCTCCGGATCTCCACTAATTAAACTGTTACCAGCGCCGGCTGACAGGCTCTGTGTTCACACTCAGGAACAACAAACTGGCTCAGTGTATGCAAGCCattagcagcagctgaggactGAAGCCTCCACTGTGTTTGTCCTGACGCTGCTGCTCGGACTGATATTTACTCAAGCACCATGAGCACCAATATTTTGCCTTCCActctgtatgtacagtatatatacaggAGGTAGGAAGATTAGCATCATCAAAAAACTATACAGTGCAATTCAGTCTAAGCCAAATAATAAATATGACCTCTCTGAAagcttatgttttttttatcatttgaattATATTGTATTGTAACATCTGATGCTGTATTATATAAGTGTGTCTATTCTTTTATAATctataataatgtaatattatCCATATTCACTGTAGTCATCTTTGCATAAATCCTGAATATGACGGTGCTATGAAATTCAACATTAACCATATATATATTCTGCATGTTATACCTTCAGCTTGCCTTGTTCTATGCAATTAACACACTTGGAAGAAGATTGAAGCTGTAACAGTAGAGTTTAATGCAGCAGCACCATTTTCCCATTGTTTATACCCGCAATAATTCATTTCTTTATCCACTTAAGGGCGGCATGACacgctgtaaacacaacactggtgTATTATCCCTTATTACGTGGTGCTAAGggacatgttagcaaacagtgcTAACACGTTACCCTTAACTTAGAGCCATGTTTCTGGCCACATGGGAAAACGCTCTC of the Chaetodon auriga isolate fChaAug3 chromosome 16, fChaAug3.hap1, whole genome shotgun sequence genome contains:
- the slc29a4a gene encoding equilibrative nucleoside transporter 4 isoform X1: MGSVGAERRRPTPVQTPEERDVWRDGGRAGWRDAGREGWREGRESGVVQSYSFDSYQLEEEEISKDAPERGVLALSEPDFEEPIPDDRYHGIYFAMLLAGVGFLLPYNSFITDVDYLHHKFKGTSIVFDMSLTYILVALLAVILNNVLVERLSMHTRITVGYILALGPLVFVSVFDVWMAKFTTRQAYIINLVSVGVVAFGCTVQQSSFYGYMGMLPKRYTQGVMTGESTAGVIISLSRIFTKLLITDERRNTLIFFLVSISMEMLCFLLHLLVRRSRFVRYYTSHAQGKGPGKCHDPRDNGTGYRVHHDVTAEEVRFGNGGTGPSSTEEGVEDIAGGMYVRFDAPKAKIRKSWPGVRDMILHRYVVSRVIWAYMLSIAVTYSITLCLFPGLESEIRNITLGEWLPILIMATFNMSDFVGKILAALPYDWSGGRLLFFSCLRVVFIPLFVMCVYPASAPTLSHPAWPCLFSLLMGVTNGYFGSVPMIQAAGKVPPEQRELAGNTMTVSYMTGLMVGSAVAYAAYSFTAPGSGMHSSTLNIHTPANGTGY
- the slc29a4a gene encoding equilibrative nucleoside transporter 4 isoform X2, with product MGSVGAERRRPTPVQTPEERDVWRDGGRAGWRDAGREGWREGRESGVVQSYSFDSYQLEEEEISKDAPERGVLALSEPDFEEPIPDDRYHGIYFAMLLAGVGFLLPYNSFITDVDYLHHKFKGTSIVFDMSLTYILVALLAVILNNVLVERLSMHTRITVGYILALGPLVFVSVFDVWMAKFTTRQAYIINLVSVGVVAFGCTVQQSSFYGYMGMLPKRYTQGVMTGESTAGVIISLSRIFTKLLITDERRNTLIFFLVSISMEMLCFLLHLLVRRSRFVRYYTSHAQGKGPGKCHDPRDNGTGYRVHHDVTAEEGNGGTGPSSTEEGVEDIAGGMYVRFDAPKAKIRKSWPGVRDMILHRYVVSRVIWAYMLSIAVTYSITLCLFPGLESEIRNITLGEWLPILIMATFNMSDFVGKILAALPYDWSGGRLLFFSCLRVVFIPLFVMCVYPASAPTLSHPAWPCLFSLLMGVTNGYFGSVPMIQAAGKVPPEQRELAGNTMTVSYMTGLMVGSAVAYAAYSFTAPGSGMHSSTLNIHTPANGTGY